In Rhipicephalus sanguineus isolate Rsan-2018 unplaced genomic scaffold, BIME_Rsan_1.4 Seq8493, whole genome shotgun sequence, the following proteins share a genomic window:
- the LOC125756811 gene encoding putative nuclease HARBI1 — MQPPFGRMGGRLEQRHEGLITTRMLAASFPRRDIVSSVSETIHEVAHAITVVGGQKRWVAFPETTDAKERAKAAFARLGRIPGVLGCVDGTLIAIQKTHGLSPADTANYMSRKGFYALNTMITCDADLWILDVNPCFPGSCHDWWVWRRSPLRRDLEAELRPGECLLGDSGYPLEPWLLTPVPGRPASGTPESDYNKAHTAMRNVVERCIGVLKSRLRCLQRHWALLYNPDRAATIIAACAALHSIALAAREPALEGDDDDPDDDDDSDNTEVPPSLAELPPQRVQAPQQVHLRGQQQRNRVVNLFRGPRGSHAEHLRH; from the exons ATGCAGCCGCCGTTCGGCCGTATGGGTGGTCGGCTCGAGCAGCGACATGAGGGACTCATCACAACCCGCATGCTGGCGGCATCCTTCCCCCGACGCGACATCGTT tcgtccgtcagcgaAACCATCCACGAGGTggcacacgccattactgtcgttggcGGGcagaaacggtgggtggcctttcccGAGACCACGGACGCGAAGGAGCGAGcaaaggcggcgttcgctcggctcgggcggattccTGGTGTTCTCGGGTGCGTCGATGGCACCCTCATCGCCATCCAAAAGACCCATGGCCTGAGCCCCGCGGACACGGCGAACTACATGTCGCGGAAGGGGTTCTACGCATtgaacaccatgatc acatgtgatgccgacctctggattctGGATGTAAATCCATGTTTCCCGGGGTCATGCCATGACTGGTGGGTATGGCGGAGGAGCCCTCTCCGTCGGGACCTGGAAGCCGAACTGCGGCCTGGTGaatgcttgcttg GAGACTCTGGCTATCCATTAGAACCGtggctcctgacaccagtgcccggacgaccagctagTGGCACCCCTGAGAGcgactacaacaaggcccacaccgccatgcgcaatgttgtggagaggTGCATCGGGGTCCTAAAGAGCAGGCTCCGCTGCTTGCAGCGTCACTGGGCCCTGCTCTACAACCCCGATCGAGCAGccaccatcattgctgcttgCGCAGCTCTCCACAGTATTGCACTAGCGGCACGTGAGCCTGCTCTCGAAGGGGACGACGACGACcccgacgacgatgacgacagcGACAACACTGAGGTGCCCCCATCActagctgagctaccaccacaaCGGGTGCAAGCCCCACAGCAGGTTCACCTGAggggccagcagcagcgcaaccgcgtGGTTAACCTGTTCAGAGGACCACGGGGCTCGCATGCTGAGCACCTGC gcCATTGA